From Microbacterium sp. 10M-3C3:
GCAGGAGCGCGTTCTCGCGAGCTGCGGAAGGGCCGCGAGTAGGGTGGGGGCGTGCCCGACGTCGACACCGCCGCATCCGCGCCGCGGCTGACCCCGTACCGCGAGATCGGACGCGAGGAGTGGGCGCGGCTGGCCGCCGGCATGCCGCAGCCGCTCACCGAGACCGAGGTCGTGCAGCTGCGCGGACTCGGCGACCGGCTCGACGTGACCGAGGTGCGCGAGGTCTACCTCCCGCTCAGCCGCCTGCTGAGCCTGTACGCCCACGCCACCAAGCAGCTCGGCGCCGAGACGGCGTCGTTCCTCGGCGAGCCGGACACGACGACGCCGTTCGTCATCGGCGTGGCCGGCTCGGTCGCGGTCGGCAAGTCGACGATCGCGCGGCTCCTGCGCGAGCTCATGAGCCGCTGGGCCGACACGCCGCGGGTCGAGCTCGTCACGACCGACGGCTTCCTCTACCCCAATGCCGAGCTCGAGCGGCGCGGCCTGATGGACCGCAAGGGCTTCCCGGAGTCGTACGACCGCCGCGCGCTCGTCGAGTTCCTGAGCGAGGTCAAGAGCGGTGCATCCGAGGTGCGCGCGCCGTTCTATTCGCACATGCGGTACGACATCATGCCCGACGCGCACGTCACGGTGCGCCGACCCGACGTCGTGATCGTCGAGGGCCTGAACGTGCTGCAGCCGCCGGCGGCGCCGAACGACGTCGCCGTGAGCGACCTGTTCGATTTCTCGATCTACGTCGACGCCGACCCCGCGCACATCGAGCAGTGGTACGTCGACCGGTTCCTCGCCCTGCGCCAGGCCGCGTTCAGCAACCCGAACTCGTACTTCCGCGTCTTCGCCGACATCAGCGACGACGAGGCGGTGCAGCGCGCGCTCGGCTACTGGCGCGACATCAACCTGCCGAACCTCCTCGAGAACGTGCTGCCCACGCGTCACCGCGCGTCGCTCGTGCTGAAGAAGGGCGCCGACCACACCGTCGAGCGCGTGCAGCTGCGCAAGCTCTGACGCGCTGCCTGCGCGGCGCCGTCAGGCGAGCGGATGCAGCGTGCCGTCGGTCTCGCGGTAGCGCTCGCCGGTCGCCGGGCACACCCAGTCGTCGCCGTCGCGCTCGAGCGGGCGCCCGGCCCGGCCGACCCAGCCGATGCGCCGCGCCGGCACGCCGACCATGAGCGCATAGGCGGGCACGTCCTTGGCGACCACGGCGCCGGCCGCCACGAGCGCCCACGCGCCGATCCGCACCGGCGCGATGCACACGGCACGCGCGCCGATCGCCGCACCGTCCTCGATCTCGACCCCGACGGCGTGCCAGTCGTCCGCGGTCTTGACGGTGAGGTCGGGGTTCGCGGCGCGTGGGAACTCGTCGTTGGTGAGCACGGCGGCCGGGCCGATGAAGACGCCGCGGCCGAGCCGGGCCGGCTCGTACACGAGCGCGTAGTTCTGCAGCTTGGAGCTGTCGCCGATCTGCACCCCCGGCCCGACGTACGCGCCGCGCCCGACGACGCAGTCCGCGCCGAGGACGGCGTCCTCCCGCACCTGGGCGAGGTGCCACACCTTGGTGCGCGCCCCGATCGACGCGCGGTCGGACACGTCGGCGGTCGCGGCGACGAACGGCTCATCGGGCGGCGTGGTCATCGGTCCTCCTGCGGGCGAGGGTCGGGGAATCCGGTGGTGGCGGTTCCCTGCGAGAACGCTATACTGCCCGCGGGGAGATCTTCCGACGCGTCGCGAGACGCGGGGGGATCATCGTTATCCGCCTTCGGGCGGATCTGGGGACCGCCGGGGGGCGGGAAGTCCGGGAGGCCATCGGCCGAACGGGCGGTTTGGGGAAAAATGGGGAACTCGACGTCCGTCGTCCGACGGCCGATGCGTGCGCGCTGGGCCGCCGTCATCGCCCTCGCCGCGCTGATCGTGTCGCTCCTCGCCGCGCTTCCGCCGAGCACCGCGAACGCCGCATCCACCTCCTCGAGCCCGTGCGGCGCCACCGTCAACGCGATCGTGTGCGAGAACCAGAAGCCGGGCACGTCGCCCGACGTGTGGGACATCGACGGTGCCGGAGACCCCAGCATCCAGGGCTTCGCGACCGACATCAGCGTCAACGCCGGCCAGAGGATCGACTTCAAGATCGACACGGATGCGTCTGCCTACGCGATCGACATCTACCGCACCGGCTGGTACCAGGGCCTCGGCGCCCGCAAGATCACGAGCGTCGCCCCGTCGGCGCCGCTGCCGCAGCGGCAGCCCCAGTGCCTGACCGACGTCACGACCGAGCTGTACGACTGCGGCACGTGGGGCGTGTCGGCGTCGTGGACGGTGCCCGCAGACGCCGTCTCGGGTGTGTACATCGCCAAGCTCACGCGCAAGGACACCGGCGGCGCGAGCCACATCATCTTCATCGTCCGCCAGGACGGCAACACCTCCGACGTGCTGTTCCAGACCTCCGACCCCACGTGGCACGCCTACAACACCTACGGCGGCTCGAACTTCTACCGGGGCGCCGCGAACGGCCGCGCGTACAAGATCAGCTACAACCGCCCCTTCGCCACGCGCGGCGGCGTCGAGGCGCGCGACTTCTACTTCAGCGCGGAGTACGCCACGGTGCGCTTCCTCGAGCGCAACGGCTACGACATGACCTACATCGCGGG
This genomic window contains:
- a CDS encoding acyltransferase; this translates as MTTPPDEPFVAATADVSDRASIGARTKVWHLAQVREDAVLGADCVVGRGAYVGPGVQIGDSSKLQNYALVYEPARLGRGVFIGPAAVLTNDEFPRAANPDLTVKTADDWHAVGVEIEDGAAIGARAVCIAPVRIGAWALVAAGAVVAKDVPAYALMVGVPARRIGWVGRAGRPLERDGDDWVCPATGERYRETDGTLHPLA
- the coaA gene encoding type I pantothenate kinase — translated: MPDVDTAASAPRLTPYREIGREEWARLAAGMPQPLTETEVVQLRGLGDRLDVTEVREVYLPLSRLLSLYAHATKQLGAETASFLGEPDTTTPFVIGVAGSVAVGKSTIARLLRELMSRWADTPRVELVTTDGFLYPNAELERRGLMDRKGFPESYDRRALVEFLSEVKSGASEVRAPFYSHMRYDIMPDAHVTVRRPDVVIVEGLNVLQPPAAPNDVAVSDLFDFSIYVDADPAHIEQWYVDRFLALRQAAFSNPNSYFRVFADISDDEAVQRALGYWRDINLPNLLENVLPTRHRASLVLKKGADHTVERVQLRKL